One Halalkalicoccus sp. NIPERK01 genomic region harbors:
- a CDS encoding TRAP transporter fused permease subunit, which produces MSSQPPDSQALSAEEQEQLLEEIERKRSLTGKAAILVAVVGVLFSAYQIWLVARGTTFYVAVPFTDVRYTITSLQQLQRDSIHVAFALVLAFLLFPTSTGDGRVARAGSEVVRGVRNRFGADSPLTTITDRLADGVRWAVMDADRERITPVDVLLILLTVMSPLYMLGQFDEIRGMRALGLGSGRPVDEVYPVLEPVVSLVSAVGVPLDEISYAFIVGVIGMLLVLEATRRTLGFFLMALVAMFIVYARWGYLLPTDLTYLGALAIPELAWTSIVRDLWFTDQGVFGTPVQVSVRFIYVFVLFGAFLEMSGAGKWFIDLAYSLTGTKTGGPAKASVVASGFMGMLSGSSVANTVTTGAFTIPLMKRSGYSPEFSGAVESSVSSGGQLLPPVMGAAAFLIVEFTGTPFSDVIVAAALPAIAFFFGMWVMVHLEASRHGIGGLDRSQLANLREHFVQGWFYLLPLFLLLYFLIGLRLSIGRSGWLTIVAVVALIALIAAYNERTRVPLLATVTLFTLAEFAANLIAGVGLLGLLTGAGDGAGSFGAAVESTISAFGVIALAVSLVFLLVDPNRDSPLLDLDPAVDSAARDVGERIGRPDLTTSTLGRFGTFVVKSMDSGARTATTVVIAVAAAGVIPGVIAVGGLGPNLAALIRAVSADSYILLLLLIGVSSIILGMGMPTTVMYIIIISMLGTTLQDFGLVLLAAHLFVLYFGLMADVTPPVAIAAFAAAGVAKADEFKTGVIAFMLSLNKILVPFAFVFSPGILLLRDGRIMGAGDLLDLSYSIPEVLVPIVGMFVGVYAMGVAIIGYYEGEVSNPHRVLFGLSSVMLMAPMLLLLVVQDVGRAAGVWFILDTLTFDLALRGVGVVLFAALLKANRGRQEEDERQPAAGTVTD; this is translated from the coding sequence ATGTCATCTCAACCACCCGACTCACAGGCGCTATCCGCGGAGGAACAGGAACAACTCCTCGAGGAGATCGAGCGAAAACGGTCGCTGACCGGGAAGGCGGCGATCCTCGTGGCCGTCGTCGGCGTCCTGTTTTCGGCCTACCAGATCTGGCTCGTCGCCCGCGGGACGACGTTCTACGTCGCCGTTCCGTTCACCGACGTCCGCTACACCATCACGTCGCTTCAGCAACTCCAGCGCGACTCGATCCACGTCGCGTTCGCGCTCGTGCTCGCGTTCCTGCTGTTCCCGACCTCGACCGGCGACGGCCGGGTCGCACGTGCCGGTTCCGAGGTCGTTCGCGGGGTTCGAAACCGATTCGGCGCCGACAGCCCCCTCACCACGATCACGGACCGTCTCGCCGACGGTGTTCGCTGGGCGGTCATGGATGCCGATCGCGAGCGGATCACGCCCGTCGACGTCCTGTTGATCCTGTTGACGGTCATGTCGCCGCTGTACATGCTCGGGCAGTTCGACGAGATCCGGGGCATGCGCGCGCTCGGTCTCGGGTCGGGCCGACCCGTCGACGAGGTGTATCCCGTCCTCGAACCGGTCGTCTCGCTGGTGTCGGCCGTCGGCGTTCCGCTCGACGAGATCTCGTACGCCTTCATCGTCGGCGTGATCGGTATGCTGCTCGTCCTCGAAGCGACCCGCAGGACACTCGGGTTCTTCCTGATGGCGCTCGTGGCGATGTTCATCGTCTACGCCCGATGGGGGTACCTGCTCCCGACGGACCTGACGTACCTCGGCGCGCTCGCGATCCCCGAACTCGCGTGGACGAGCATCGTCCGGGACCTCTGGTTCACCGATCAGGGCGTCTTCGGCACGCCCGTGCAGGTGAGCGTCCGGTTCATCTACGTCTTCGTCCTCTTCGGGGCGTTCCTCGAGATGAGCGGCGCGGGCAAGTGGTTCATCGACCTGGCCTACTCGCTGACGGGCACCAAGACGGGCGGCCCGGCGAAGGCGAGCGTCGTCGCGAGCGGCTTCATGGGGATGCTTTCGGGCTCCTCCGTCGCCAACACCGTCACGACCGGGGCGTTCACCATCCCTCTGATGAAGCGGTCGGGCTACTCGCCGGAGTTCTCGGGCGCGGTCGAGTCCTCGGTGTCGTCGGGCGGTCAACTCCTCCCGCCGGTGATGGGCGCGGCGGCCTTCCTCATCGTCGAGTTCACGGGGACACCATTCAGCGACGTCATCGTCGCCGCCGCGCTGCCCGCGATCGCCTTCTTCTTCGGGATGTGGGTGATGGTCCACCTCGAGGCCTCCCGCCACGGGATCGGCGGGCTGGATCGCTCTCAGCTGGCGAACCTCCGCGAGCACTTCGTGCAGGGCTGGTTCTACCTCCTGCCGCTGTTCTTGCTGCTGTACTTCCTGATCGGGCTTCGGCTCTCGATCGGGCGGTCGGGCTGGCTCACGATCGTCGCCGTCGTCGCGCTGATCGCGCTGATCGCCGCCTACAACGAACGCACGCGGGTCCCGCTGCTGGCGACCGTCACCCTGTTCACGCTCGCGGAGTTCGCCGCGAACCTGATCGCGGGCGTCGGTCTCCTCGGGTTGCTGACGGGGGCGGGCGACGGTGCCGGCTCGTTCGGCGCGGCCGTCGAGTCGACCATCAGCGCGTTCGGCGTCATCGCGCTGGCGGTGAGCCTCGTCTTCCTGCTCGTCGATCCGAATCGCGACTCGCCGTTGCTCGACCTCGATCCGGCCGTCGATTCGGCCGCCCGGGACGTCGGCGAGCGGATCGGTCGGCCCGACCTGACGACCTCGACGCTCGGCCGGTTCGGCACCTTCGTCGTCAAGTCGATGGACTCGGGTGCGCGCACCGCCACGACGGTCGTGATCGCCGTCGCCGCCGCGGGCGTCATCCCCGGCGTCATCGCCGTCGGGGGCCTCGGGCCGAACCTTGCCGCGCTCATCCGTGCGGTGAGCGCCGATTCGTACATCCTGCTCCTCCTGCTGATCGGCGTCTCCTCGATCATCCTCGGGATGGGGATGCCGACGACCGTGATGTACATCATCATCATCTCGATGCTCGGGACGACCCTACAGGACTTCGGACTCGTTCTCTTGGCGGCCCACCTCTTCGTGCTGTACTTCGGGCTGATGGCCGACGTCACCCCGCCCGTGGCGATCGCCGCCTTCGCCGCCGCCGGGGTCGCGAAGGCCGACGAGTTCAAGACGGGTGTGATCGCGTTCATGCTATCGCTCAACAAGATCCTCGTCCCGTTCGCGTTCGTCTTCTCGCCGGGCATCCTCCTGCTTCGCGACGGCCGGATCATGGGGGCGGGCGACCTGCTCGATCTCTCGTACTCGATTCCCGAGGTGCTGGTCCCGATCGTCGGGATGTTCGTCGGCGTCTACGCGATGGGCGTCGCGATCATCGGCTACTACGAGGGCGAGGTGTCCAACCCCCACCGGGTGCTGTTCGGGCTGAGTTCGGTCATGCTCATGGCCCCGATGCTGCTGTTGCTCGTCGTCCAGGACGTCGGCCGCGCGGCGGGCGTCTGGTTCATCCTCGACACGCTCACGTTCGACCTCGCGCTGCGTGGGGTCGGCGTCGTTCTGTTCGCCGCGTTGCTCAAGGCCAACCGGGGCCGACAGGAGGAGGACGAACGCCAACCGGCCGCCGGCACGGTGACCGACTGA
- a CDS encoding DUF1850 domain-containing protein: MDSRPLATAVIAVVVVAVLFFASSAAVSTLSDDTQRLVVTDEDGTVLIDEPVEDGDEVRLEYTHSVEKTPVSDIYTVNGTALESTRMEFESYGAGLPSNADVERTGDGRFVTYTEGTHERIVVSPGAIAGHTLTVNDTTYDLVALADGSVSITVTDR; the protein is encoded by the coding sequence ATGGATAGCCGACCACTCGCTACGGCGGTGATCGCGGTCGTCGTAGTGGCGGTGCTGTTTTTCGCGAGTTCCGCCGCGGTATCGACGCTCTCCGACGATACCCAGCGACTCGTCGTCACCGACGAGGACGGGACGGTCCTGATCGACGAACCCGTCGAGGACGGCGACGAGGTCCGCCTGGAGTACACACACAGCGTCGAGAAGACGCCCGTTTCCGATATCTACACGGTCAACGGCACGGCGCTCGAATCGACGCGCATGGAGTTCGAATCCTACGGCGCGGGCCTCCCCTCGAACGCCGACGTCGAGCGAACCGGCGACGGCCGATTCGTCACCTATACGGAGGGGACCCACGAACGGATCGTCGTCTCGCCGGGGGCGATCGCGGGCCACACCCTGACCGTAAACGACACGACCTACGACCTCGTCGCCCTCGCCGACGGCTCCGTCTCGATAACCGTGACCGACCGCTAA
- a CDS encoding CopD family protein, with protein sequence MSLLDALMNAVHLGFAGLWVGSVIFLTVAILPLARTGAFDAAPLETVTGRLRWISRASAVLLFVSGGHLAGTRYTVDSLFGSPQGHLVLAMLTLWFVLALLVERGSKRLAGGLAERKVRTPAREARPYFLAASLVGVFLFLNAAFLSVPTAILF encoded by the coding sequence ATGTCGCTTCTCGACGCGCTGATGAACGCGGTCCACCTCGGCTTCGCCGGGCTCTGGGTCGGGAGCGTGATTTTCCTCACCGTCGCGATCCTGCCGCTCGCCCGGACGGGTGCGTTCGACGCCGCCCCGCTCGAAACCGTTACGGGCAGGCTCAGGTGGATCTCGCGGGCCAGCGCGGTCTTGCTGTTCGTCAGCGGTGGCCACCTCGCGGGTACGCGCTACACCGTCGACTCGCTGTTCGGGAGCCCACAGGGCCATCTCGTCCTCGCGATGCTCACGCTGTGGTTCGTTCTCGCACTTCTCGTAGAGCGCGGCTCGAAACGGCTGGCCGGCGGTCTCGCCGAGCGGAAGGTCCGAACGCCTGCACGCGAGGCCCGGCCGTACTTCCTCGCGGCCTCGCTCGTCGGCGTGTTCCTCTTCCTGAACGCCGCCTTCCTCTCGGTGCCGACGGCGATCCTGTTCTAG
- a CDS encoding ABC transporter substrate-binding protein yields MANDETSGTPTRRNYVKGVGGGIIAGAIAGCLGGGGGSNDSDSTGSNGDGAVTVELSPVGEVEFGAVPESAFTVFPQYADMAVSLGHGGAVNSMFSTEMAGTIMNHYYERLPGVSFEWEDLANPWQNGLPKERLYELDSDVHFVDPTYVTSLENWSQDDIDEISEGLAPFFGNFYSGTHAEPAGEYDGEYRYYTLWELFGTVAQVFREEERYEALASVHEDLLATIEEGLPPEDERPTAVRVTQSGEGFYTYHLNKPGYWLADTRPLGAVDAFAEEDWSALWGTVGYEAMLEADPDVILHLWGLGPDYDMGQVRDDLESHPVGSQLSAVENDRVYPAGMRYQGPIMNLFQLEMGAKQLYPDVFGEWPEYAEGEPYPAIPAEERLFDRERVAGIVTGED; encoded by the coding sequence ATGGCGAACGACGAGACTAGCGGGACGCCGACGCGACGGAACTACGTAAAAGGGGTTGGCGGAGGCATCATCGCCGGGGCGATCGCGGGCTGTCTCGGCGGGGGTGGCGGCTCGAACGATTCGGACTCGACGGGTTCGAACGGGGACGGGGCCGTTACCGTCGAGCTCTCGCCGGTCGGCGAGGTCGAATTCGGGGCCGTCCCCGAGAGCGCCTTCACCGTTTTCCCGCAGTACGCGGACATGGCGGTCTCGCTCGGTCACGGCGGGGCGGTCAACTCGATGTTCTCGACGGAGATGGCCGGGACGATCATGAACCACTACTACGAGCGCCTTCCGGGGGTGTCCTTCGAGTGGGAGGACCTCGCAAATCCCTGGCAGAACGGGCTCCCCAAGGAGCGACTGTACGAACTCGACAGCGACGTCCATTTCGTCGATCCGACCTACGTCACCAGCCTCGAGAACTGGTCGCAGGACGATATCGACGAGATCAGCGAGGGGCTCGCCCCCTTCTTCGGCAACTTCTACAGCGGCACCCACGCCGAACCGGCCGGCGAGTACGACGGCGAGTATCGGTACTACACGCTCTGGGAGCTGTTCGGCACGGTCGCGCAGGTATTCAGGGAAGAGGAGCGCTACGAGGCGCTCGCGTCGGTCCACGAGGACCTGCTCGCGACCATCGAGGAGGGGCTGCCACCAGAGGATGAGCGCCCCACGGCCGTTCGCGTCACCCAAAGCGGCGAGGGGTTCTACACCTATCACCTCAACAAACCCGGCTACTGGCTCGCGGACACCCGCCCGCTGGGTGCGGTCGACGCCTTCGCCGAGGAGGACTGGTCGGCGCTGTGGGGCACCGTCGGCTACGAGGCGATGCTCGAGGCCGACCCCGACGTGATCCTCCACCTCTGGGGGCTCGGCCCGGACTACGACATGGGACAGGTCCGCGATGACCTCGAGTCCCATCCGGTCGGCAGTCAGCTCTCGGCGGTCGAAAACGACCGCGTCTACCCCGCCGGGATGCGCTATCAGGGCCCGATCATGAACCTCTTCCAGCTCGAGATGGGCGCAAAGCAGCTCTATCCCGACGTCTTCGGCGAGTGGCCCGAGTACGCCGAGGGCGAACCCTACCCGGCGATCCCCGCCGAGGAGCGGTTGTTCGACCGTGAGCGCGTCGCCGGGATCGTCACCGGCGAGGACTGA
- a CDS encoding TAXI family TRAP transporter solute-binding subunit, with protein MAKRVMNGIDRRRLLKAVGVAGVAGLAGCIGEGPDDGGNGGNGGDEEPEEGGERITWHAGGTDGTYYPLSGEIKNVVDDNTPHVVQVQSTGASVENVGSLNEGTADFALIQNDIAYFAYNGTGLEEFEGNPIESIRGVATLYPETIHIIVSPDANVQSLEDLEGGTVNTGDLGSGTQVNALQILETAGLTTDDFTEQNTGFGTAADQIRDGDVDAAFIVGGWPVGAVEDLATTTEIEILNLDQGTRDALLSDAEWFAEDTIPGGTYEGIDEDVETVSVQAMIATREDLDEGLVEDVTTAIFDNVDQIETKGDFIDVETAQEGMSIDLHPGAEAYFN; from the coding sequence ATGGCCAAACGAGTCATGAACGGTATCGATCGGCGTCGTCTCCTGAAGGCGGTCGGTGTCGCCGGCGTCGCCGGCCTCGCGGGCTGTATCGGCGAGGGGCCGGACGACGGTGGGAACGGCGGCAACGGAGGGGACGAGGAGCCCGAGGAGGGAGGCGAGCGCATCACGTGGCACGCGGGCGGCACGGACGGGACGTACTACCCGCTCTCGGGCGAGATCAAGAACGTCGTCGACGACAACACGCCCCACGTCGTGCAGGTCCAGTCGACGGGGGCGTCCGTCGAGAACGTCGGCAGCCTCAACGAGGGGACCGCGGACTTCGCGCTCATCCAGAACGACATCGCGTACTTCGCGTACAACGGGACCGGCTTGGAGGAGTTCGAGGGCAACCCCATCGAGTCCATCCGGGGGGTCGCCACGCTGTACCCCGAGACGATCCACATCATCGTCAGCCCCGACGCGAACGTCCAGAGCCTCGAGGACCTCGAAGGCGGCACCGTCAACACCGGCGACCTCGGCAGCGGGACGCAGGTCAACGCCCTGCAGATCCTCGAAACCGCCGGGCTGACGACCGACGACTTCACCGAGCAGAACACCGGCTTCGGCACCGCCGCAGACCAGATCCGTGACGGCGACGTCGACGCGGCGTTCATCGTCGGCGGCTGGCCGGTCGGCGCGGTCGAGGACCTCGCGACCACCACCGAGATCGAGATCCTCAACCTCGATCAGGGAACGCGCGACGCGCTGCTTTCCGACGCCGAGTGGTTCGCCGAGGACACCATTCCCGGCGGCACCTACGAGGGCATCGACGAGGACGTCGAGACGGTGTCGGTCCAGGCGATGATCGCCACCCGGGAGGACCTCGACGAGGGGCTCGTCGAGGACGTCACGACCGCGATCTTCGACAACGTGGATCAGATCGAGACGAAGGGCGACTTCATCGACGTCGAGACCGCCCAGGAGGGCATGTCGATCGACCTCCATCCCGGCGCAGAGGCGTACTTCAACTGA
- a CDS encoding peroxiredoxin, whose translation MLEPGTDAPAFTLDDQHGEPVSLADFDRAVVYFYPRADTPGCATEACGFRDSWEAFEERGIDVIGISDDPVSDLADFAAKYDLPFRLLSDPEGEVSAAYDSYGEKEMFGKTFDGVFRNTYVVEDGEVVAAYEGVSPEGHAEEILADIE comes from the coding sequence ATGCTCGAACCAGGCACCGACGCCCCCGCGTTCACCCTCGACGACCAGCACGGAGAGCCGGTCAGCCTCGCCGACTTCGACAGGGCCGTCGTCTACTTCTACCCCCGAGCGGACACCCCTGGGTGTGCGACCGAGGCCTGTGGTTTTCGCGACTCGTGGGAGGCCTTCGAGGAGCGCGGAATCGACGTCATAGGAATCAGCGACGACCCCGTCTCGGACCTCGCCGACTTCGCGGCGAAGTACGACCTCCCCTTCCGGTTGCTCAGCGATCCCGAGGGCGAGGTGAGCGCGGCCTACGATTCGTATGGCGAGAAGGAGATGTTCGGAAAGACCTTCGACGGCGTCTTCAGGAACACCTACGTCGTCGAGGACGGCGAGGTCGTCGCGGCCTACGAGGGCGTCTCCCCCGAGGGCCACGCCGAGGAGATCCTCGCGGACATCGAGTAG
- a CDS encoding macro domain-containing protein encodes MEFTVVQGDIARQEADALVNAAGTSLRMGSGVAGALRRNAGGPINEEAMEKGPVDLGGVAVTGAYDLDAEYVIHAAAMPHYGDGRATAESIREATRNALEKADELGCESLVIPALGCGAAGFDLRGGARVVAEAIDAHEPRSLEDVRFVAYSDGEHEVVREVVDEVRS; translated from the coding sequence ATGGAGTTCACCGTCGTTCAGGGCGACATCGCTCGACAGGAGGCCGATGCGCTGGTCAACGCAGCGGGGACGAGCCTGCGGATGGGATCGGGCGTCGCGGGCGCGTTGCGCCGGAACGCCGGCGGACCGATAAACGAGGAGGCGATGGAGAAGGGACCGGTCGATCTCGGCGGGGTGGCGGTAACGGGCGCGTACGACCTGGACGCCGAGTACGTGATCCACGCCGCGGCGATGCCCCACTACGGAGACGGGCGAGCCACCGCAGAAAGCATCCGCGAGGCGACCCGCAACGCCCTCGAGAAGGCCGACGAACTGGGCTGTGAGTCGCTGGTGATTCCCGCGCTGGGCTGTGGGGCCGCCGGGTTCGACCTTCGGGGGGGTGCGCGCGTCGTCGCAGAGGCGATCGACGCCCACGAGCCCCGCTCTCTAGAGGACGTTCGCTTCGTCGCCTACAGCGACGGGGAACACGAGGTCGTCCGGGAGGTCGTCGACGAGGTGCGCTCGTGA
- a CDS encoding aldo/keto reductase, whose product MEYTTLGSTGMRVSRLCLGCMSFGDPDWREWVLEEDESREIIERAIDLGINFFDTANMYSRGESERILGTALEGYDRDWPVVATKVYNPMAEDNPNARGLSRKAIEQELENSLDRLGMETIDLYQTHRWDDETPIEETLRALDDAVRRGQVRYVGGSSMWAHQFADALYTSDSLGLDRFVTMQNHYNLVYREEEREMLPLCAKEGIGVMPWSPLARGYLARPAEEIDSTARGETEEHMYRHPYREGGGREINARVEELAEENGVTMAQISLSWLLHKDWVDAPIVGTTSGEHLEQAVEALELSLPSSDIEYLEEPYEPVRVSGHT is encoded by the coding sequence ATGGAGTACACCACGCTCGGATCGACGGGGATGCGCGTCAGCCGCCTCTGTCTGGGCTGTATGAGCTTCGGGGATCCCGACTGGCGCGAGTGGGTCCTCGAGGAGGACGAAAGCAGGGAGATCATCGAGCGGGCGATCGATCTGGGGATCAACTTCTTCGACACCGCGAACATGTACTCGCGGGGCGAGTCCGAACGCATCCTCGGCACCGCCCTGGAGGGGTACGACCGGGACTGGCCCGTCGTCGCGACCAAGGTCTACAACCCGATGGCAGAGGACAACCCCAACGCCCGCGGTCTCTCCCGCAAGGCGATCGAGCAGGAGTTGGAGAACAGCCTCGACAGGCTGGGCATGGAGACGATCGACCTCTACCAGACCCACCGCTGGGACGACGAGACGCCGATCGAGGAGACCCTGCGCGCGCTCGACGACGCGGTGCGTCGCGGGCAGGTCCGGTACGTTGGGGGATCCTCGATGTGGGCCCACCAGTTCGCCGACGCGCTGTACACGAGCGATTCCCTGGGGCTGGACCGGTTCGTCACCATGCAGAACCACTACAACCTCGTCTACCGCGAGGAAGAACGGGAGATGCTACCGCTGTGTGCGAAGGAGGGGATCGGCGTGATGCCGTGGAGCCCCCTCGCCCGCGGCTATCTCGCCCGGCCGGCCGAGGAGATCGATTCGACCGCACGCGGGGAGACGGAAGAGCACATGTACCGCCACCCCTACCGCGAGGGAGGCGGCCGCGAGATCAACGCCCGCGTGGAGGAACTCGCCGAGGAAAACGGCGTCACGATGGCCCAGATCTCGCTCTCGTGGTTGCTCCACAAGGACTGGGTCGACGCCCCCATCGTCGGCACCACGAGCGGCGAGCACCTAGAGCAGGCCGTCGAGGCCCTCGAACTCTCGCTCCCTTCGAGCGACATCGAGTACCTCGAGGAGCCCTACGAACCCGTGCGCGTGTCGGGTCACACCTGA
- a CDS encoding DUF6663 family protein: MRPTTSGTFRVLDDPHGEWLLVDRETTETIAATGGDLDSGTLIEATVEWDDGDARLVEFEVLAGTRIHFVRDVTDLFEVARELCRDARMQGAGTLGRTTYSTDGEPNGAVYVFAEQSGARDVWDELRTGAIPLEPLIDRLGDFAPEPYEVFVLDPTEEPFVVVYLVPEPDSMLANTVRDTYLR; this comes from the coding sequence ATGCGACCGACGACGAGCGGAACGTTCAGGGTGCTCGACGACCCCCACGGGGAGTGGTTGCTCGTCGACCGCGAGACGACCGAGACCATCGCCGCGACCGGCGGCGACCTCGATTCGGGCACCCTCATCGAGGCGACCGTCGAGTGGGACGACGGCGACGCCCGCCTCGTCGAGTTCGAGGTCCTCGCGGGGACGCGGATCCACTTCGTGCGGGACGTGACCGACCTGTTCGAGGTCGCACGCGAACTCTGTCGGGACGCCCGGATGCAGGGCGCGGGAACCCTCGGCCGGACGACCTACAGCACCGACGGCGAGCCGAACGGCGCGGTGTACGTCTTCGCCGAGCAGTCGGGCGCGCGCGACGTCTGGGACGAACTCCGGACCGGGGCGATCCCCCTCGAACCACTGATCGACCGGCTCGGCGACTTCGCGCCCGAACCGTACGAGGTGTTCGTCCTTGACCCTACCGAGGAGCCGTTCGTCGTCGTCTACCTCGTCCCGGAACCCGACTCGATGCTCGCGAACACGGTTCGGGACACGTACCTCCGATAG
- the ggt gene encoding gamma-glutamyltransferase, whose product MSNKINRERTRNLSRRGFLGGIAGGAALPFVLGSASAQDGVCGTAGVDCGAVAEGSAGMVVSVSPAASEVGARVLRDGGNAVDAAVAVQFALNVTQPHSSGIGGGGFMLYYDAAEDGVEIVNSRERAPAGADPDMFLEDGEPIPFDERHTHGNAVGVPGTPSGLRRAAERYGSIPIEELIDPAIDLAEGTEVDAVLAEQIADKEWKLNDAAREVFLDDGEPLAEGDTLEQPDLADTLRLLRDRGIREFYEGEIAEALADAVQEAGGSMTPGDLCRYEATVDEPVHGCYRGADVYSMPPPSSGGLTVIQILNLLAGFDLGDTYDVRSGTKYHLLAEAMRLAYADRGEYMGDPEFVDVPSEGLLDPAYVAERSELIDPDSINEDPQPGDPWAYQPGRADSVTRETPRAIGQTTHFTVADSEGNLVSYTTTIEQLFGSGIMVPGYGFMLNNELTDFDAEPGGANAVEPNKRPLSSMSPTIMARDGEPFLTVGSPGGPTIITSVAQAILHHVEYGLPLADAIDEPSIYAPDSPRVTLWEEEIPEEAREEAAALGNEWSDDPGPIGNVNMLGADEDGYVGAADQVREGLAIGLDEE is encoded by the coding sequence ATGTCTAATAAAATCAATCGAGAGAGAACACGGAATCTGAGTCGACGCGGGTTCCTGGGCGGGATCGCTGGGGGGGCGGCCCTCCCGTTCGTGCTGGGGTCCGCGAGCGCACAGGACGGGGTCTGCGGGACGGCGGGCGTCGACTGCGGGGCGGTCGCCGAAGGATCGGCTGGAATGGTCGTCTCGGTCAGCCCCGCGGCGAGCGAGGTCGGCGCGCGGGTGCTCCGCGACGGCGGCAACGCCGTCGACGCCGCGGTCGCGGTCCAGTTCGCGCTCAACGTCACCCAGCCCCACTCCTCGGGGATCGGCGGCGGCGGGTTCATGCTGTACTACGACGCCGCGGAGGACGGCGTCGAGATCGTCAACAGCCGCGAACGGGCGCCCGCGGGCGCCGATCCCGACATGTTCCTCGAGGACGGCGAGCCGATCCCGTTCGACGAGCGCCACACCCACGGGAACGCGGTGGGCGTCCCCGGCACCCCGAGCGGACTTCGGCGTGCCGCCGAGCGCTACGGTTCGATACCGATCGAGGAGTTGATCGATCCCGCTATCGACCTCGCCGAGGGTACCGAGGTCGACGCCGTCCTCGCCGAACAGATCGCCGACAAGGAGTGGAAGCTCAACGACGCCGCCCGCGAGGTGTTCCTCGACGACGGCGAGCCCCTCGCGGAGGGCGACACCCTCGAACAGCCCGACCTCGCGGACACCCTCCGACTGCTTCGTGATCGGGGGATCCGCGAGTTCTACGAGGGCGAGATCGCCGAGGCGCTCGCCGACGCCGTCCAGGAGGCGGGCGGCAGCATGACCCCCGGGGACCTCTGTCGCTACGAGGCGACCGTCGACGAGCCCGTTCACGGCTGCTACCGCGGGGCCGACGTCTACTCGATGCCGCCGCCGAGTTCGGGCGGCCTGACCGTGATCCAGATCCTCAACCTGCTTGCGGGCTTCGATCTGGGCGATACCTACGACGTCCGGTCGGGCACCAAGTACCACCTGCTCGCGGAGGCGATGCGCCTCGCCTACGCGGATCGCGGCGAGTACATGGGCGATCCCGAATTCGTCGACGTCCCCTCCGAGGGGCTGCTCGATCCGGCCTACGTCGCCGAGCGGAGCGAACTGATCGATCCCGACTCGATCAACGAGGACCCACAGCCGGGCGACCCGTGGGCCTACCAGCCGGGACGCGCGGACTCGGTGACCCGCGAGACGCCCCGCGCGATCGGCCAGACGACCCACTTCACGGTCGCCGACTCGGAGGGGAACCTCGTCTCATATACGACGACAATCGAACAGCTGTTCGGGTCGGGGATCATGGTCCCCGGCTACGGGTTCATGCTCAACAACGAACTCACCGACTTCGACGCCGAACCCGGCGGCGCGAACGCGGTCGAACCGAACAAGCGCCCCCTCTCGAGCATGAGTCCGACGATCATGGCCCGGGACGGCGAGCCCTTCCTCACCGTCGGCTCGCCCGGCGGCCCCACGATCATCACCTCGGTCGCACAGGCGATCCTGCACCACGTCGAGTACGGGCTTCCGCTCGCCGACGCCATCGACGAGCCGAGCATCTACGCGCCCGACTCGCCCAGGGTCACGCTCTGGGAGGAGGAGATCCCTGAGGAGGCCAGAGAGGAAGCGGCGGCGCTCGGCAACGAGTGGAGCGACGACCCGGGGCCGATCGGCAACGTCAACATGCTCGGGGCCGACGAGGACGGCTACGTGGGGGCGGCCGATCAGGTCCGAGAGGGGCTCGCGATCGGCTTAGACGAGGAATAG